The window CTGATAAAATATTAGATATCAGGATTCCTACTGAACTTGTGACAGAAATTAAAGATGGCAAAAAGATTGTAAAAGAAAAAAAGAAATTTCCTTCGTATGTTTTAATTAAAGCTGTAATGGACAATGACATCTGGTACACAATTAGGAGTGTAAGAGGTGTAACTGGGTTTGTAGGACCAGAATCTAAACCCACTCCTCTTACCGATGAAGAAATTGAGGCAATGGGTATAAAAGAAGAAGTGATTGAGGTATTTGATATTGAAGTCGGTGATAATGTAAAGGTCATCTCTGGTCCATTTGCAGATTTTTATGGGCCTGTAATTGAGATAAATAAAGAAAAAAAGAAAGTAAAGGTAATGCTGAATCTATTTGGAAGAGAGACGCCTGTAGAGTTTGATTATCACCAAGTAGAAAAGTTTTAACATAGACAAAAAGGTGGGAGGTGACAGATTCAAAATGGCGAAGAAAGTTTTAACACAAATTAAGCTTCAGATTCCGGCAGGAAAAGCAACGCCAGCACCACCAGTTGGACCAGCATTAGGTCAGCATGGTGTTAATATTATGCAGTTTTGCAAAGAGTTTAATGAGAGAACAGCAAAGGATGCTGGGCTTATTATCCCAGTTGTTATAACAGTATATTCTGATAGGTCATTTACATTCATTACAAAAACTCCACCAACATCAGTTTTACTGAAAAAAGCTGCGGGAATTGAGAGTGGTTCACCAAAACCAAACAAGCAAAAGGTTGCTACTTTGAAAAGAGATGTAATCAGAAAGATTGCTGAACAAAAGATGCCAGACTTGACAGCTGCATCATTAGAAGCAGCAATGAGAACTATCGAAGGAACTGCGAAGAGCATGGGAATTGTTGTGGAAGACTAATTTGTCCTCGCACAGCTTTTGAGAAGAAAGTGGGAGGTTATTTAAAACCGCAAATACCACAACGAAGGAGGTTTTGAAGTAGGAATGTTCAGAGGCAAAAAATATCAAGAAGCAGCAAAACTTGTTGACAAAACGAAGTTATATGATCCAGAAGAAGCTATTGATTTAGCTTTAAAAACATCTTATGCTAAATTTGACGAAACAGTAGAAGTGCATGTAAGACTCAACGTTGACCCAAGACATGCAGACCAGCAAGTAAGAGGTACGGTTGTTCTTCCAAATGGAACAGGTAAAAGTGTAAGAGTACTTGTATTTGCAAAAGGTGACAAGGCAAAAGAAGCCGAAGAAGCTGGTGCTGATTATGTAGGAGCAGAAGAACTTGTTGCAAAGATTCAAAATGAAGGTTGGACAGACTTTGACGTATGTATCGCAACACCTGATATGATGGCTTCAGTCGGAAGGCTTGGTAAAATATTGGGTCCAAAAGGTCTTATGCCAAACCCAAAATCAGGAACAGTAACAATGGATATTGCAAAGGCTGTAAAAGAAGCAAAAGCTGGTAGAATAGAGTTTAGAATTGACAAGACGGGTATAATTCATTGCCCAGTTGGAAAGGTTTCATTTGGTAAGGAAAAGCTTCTTGAGAACTACAGAACACTTATGGATGCGATAATCAAAGCAAGACCACCTGCAGCGAAGGGACAGTTTATAAGAAGTATTACTGTTGCAACTACAATGGGCCCAGGAATAAAGATTAATCCATTAAAACCAATGTAATTTCGAAAAAAATAGCTAAAAAAGTGAATATTCTACAACCGAAGACAGTAGGTGCAAAGCACTAATGAAAAAGTGCTTTGCTTAAAGTTTGCCTACCGAGGTTGTAATTATTTTACGTCCATCGGCTAACAAGATGTGTTTAATCTTTATTGTTAGCCGAAGGCAGGATAATTACAGCCTCTTTAAGGTAAACTTAAAGAGGCTTTAATAATTTATGGATACAGGAGGTGAGTTTATTGCCAAAATCAAGGCAATTGAAAGAGCAGCTTCTGGCTGAGTACAAAGAAAAGCTTTCGAAAGCAAAAGCAGGTGTCATTGTGTGCAATCATGGAATTACAAGCGAACAGGATATTGCTTTGAGAAAAAAGTTTAGAGAAGCTGGAATAGAGTACAAAGTAGTAAAGAAGACGCTCTTTACGTTTGCAGTTAGGGAGAATAATTTGTCAGAGCTTGAGCAATTTTTTGAAGGACCAATTGCTGTTGCATTTTCTTATGATGATCCTGTAAAAGTGGCAAAAGTTTTAAAAGAGAGTGCAAAAGACCTTGAAAAGTTAGAAATTAGAGGCGGGTTTATTGAAGGCAAGATTATTTCTGCAAAAGAGGTTGAGGCACTTTCAAAACTTCCATCAAAAGAAGAACTGGTTGCAAAGATGCTTGGTGGCTTGAATGCTCCTATGTCTGGGCTTGTTTATGTACTCTCTGGTACTATTCGAAAGCTTGTTCTGGCACTCGATGCTATTGCTAAAAAGCAGAGTGCTTAACATAAATAAAAAAATTTTAAAATGGGAGGTTGTTTGAAGATGGCAAGCGAAAAGGTTCAAAAATTAATTGAAGAGATTAAAACACTGACAGTTTTAGAACTTTCTGAAATGGTAAAAGCATTAGAAGAAGAATTTGGTGTTACAGCAGCAGCTCCAGTTGCTGTTGCAGCAGCTCCAGTTGCAGGTGCTCAGGCAGCAGCTCCAGCAGCTGAGGAGAAGACAGAGTTTAATGTTATCTTGGCAGATCCTGGCGCTGACAAGATTAAAGTTATCAAAGTTGTAAGAGAGATTACTGGTCTTGGTCTTAAAGAAGCAAAGGACCTTGTGGATGGTGCTCCGAAGCCAATTAAGGAAAATGTTTCAAAAGACGAAGCTGAGCAGATTAAGAAGAAGTTAGAAGAAGTTGGTGCAAAAGTTGAGCTCAAGTAATTAAAGAGGGCAGGGAGATTTCTTCCTGCCCTTTTCAATTTTGAGGTGAAATTTTACTGAGATTGTGGTATTATAAAAGCATATGAGATTGGCCTTATTGTAAGTTTAGAAATTATCAAAAGAAAGGTTGAGAAAAAAATGAATGAAAAGTACTTAGAAATTATTCAAAAGGTAAATGAGCTCACATCTACAATGTCAGAGGTTTTCGACCACATTGTGAATGTTCAGATTCCAGAGCTCAGGTTTGAAGATTCTTTTTATCTTCTAAACGATATTATTGAGGCTTTTTTGAGTATTTCAAATGCCCTGAAAGTAATTCAAACTGAATTTGATGTACGAAGTGCAATGTCTTTAGAAGATGAAATACAGAAGAGTTTAGAAGAGCTTCTTGAACTGTACAAAGAACCTGACAGTGAAAAACTTTTAAAAAAGTACAAAGATGATATGATTCCGTTGTATAAAAAGTGGCAAGATGAACTTTTGCTCTCAATCAACAAATATCAAGCATAAGACAGGCTTAAAGATTTAAGCCAAGAAAATTTAAACAAAAGACAAAAAAGAGGCTGAAACTCATTTTTTTGAGAACAGCCTCTTTTTACTTATCTTGGCTTTTTCATTTTTCAAAGTACTTAAACTGCGATGTATAAAGATTATAATAAAAGCCTTTTTTCAAGGAGTTCCTGACGGTTTCCCTCTTCCACAATTTGTCCATTGTGAATTACAAATATCCTATCAGCATTTCTAATTGTTGAAAGCCTGTGGGCAATAATTATTGAGGTTCTGTTTTTTGTAATTCTTTCAATAGCTTCTTGAATGAGAACCTCGGTTTGAGTATCCCCAGCAGATGTTGCTTCATCTAATATCAGAATTTTTGGGTCAGCTAAAAGAGCTTTCGCGAAGGCAATGAGCTGTCTTTGGCCAATAGAAAGTCTGCTTCCTCTTTCATTTACTCCTGTGTCATAGCCATTTTCCATTTTCATTATAAACTCATGGGCATTTACGGTCTTTGCAGCTTTTATTACCTCATCCATTCTACTAAAACTCTTCCTTTTGAGACGTCATAAAAACGAGGTATAAGATTTACAAGTGATGATTTTCCTGAACCAGTTGGGCCCATGATAGCTACTTTCATTTTAGGTTTTATCTCAAAGTTGATATCTTCTAAAACGAGATTTCCAAAGTGTTTAAAATATACGTTTTCAAACTTGACCCGGCCCCCTTTGACTTCATATGAGGTAGGCTTTCCTTTGATTTTGATTGGTGTGTGCAAAAGTCCAAAAACTCTTTTACATAAGGCATTTGCTCTTTCTACCATGCTAAATAATCCATCCCAATGACATAAGAGGCCATACAATTGCCCAACAAATACCCTTGAAAAGTCATAAGAGTACCAATTGTGATTGATTTGTTTATCACCATAAAACCACCCAATGCAAAAATAGTCAAAACAAGCAAAGAGGTTACAACTTCAATCATAGGAAAGAACCTTCCCCAGATAAGTCCCACAAGAATGTTTTGTTCCTTTTAGTCTTGGTTTGCTGATGAAAATTTTTCAATTTCAAAATCTTCTTGTGAAAGTGCCTTTACTATCCTTATGCCAGTTATGTTCTCTTGTGTGGCTGTGTTTAGCTTTGAATACTTTTCGCGTATCTTAATAAATCTGGTCGTATCGTTTTATCAAAATTTTTTTAGATTGTCCACCTGAAGAACATCTACCAATATTTGTTTTTATAATTTTTGCTTTATGAAATTTCAATACTATTGTAACCTTGCGACATCTAAAAATAAATATAAGAGTTTTAATATTTAGCTCAATTTTTTAAGATACTCTTTGCTCATCATAAAAGTTTGAGTCTTTTAATAATATTGTTTATAGATACTTGACAGGAATTAAAATTTTATAGATGATAACTAAACTTCTTGAATTTCATGAAAGAGGGCTTTTGTCTGAAAAAGCAAAAAAGAATATTGAAAGATTTGGACTAAATGAAATAAAAGTCGAAAAGAGGAAAAGTACGTTTTCGATTTTTTTGGACCAGTTTAAAGGCATTTTGGTCGTAATATTAGCACTTTCTACAGCAATGTCATTTTTGCTTGGTGAGTTTTTGAATGCTGGCGTCATCTTTTCTTTGATAATCCTAAATGGGATATTAGGGTTTGTGCAAGAGTTTAGAGCCGAAAAGGCTATAGAATCACTAAAAAACTACATCTCATATAAAGCAAAAGTAGTAAGAGATGGTAATATAGAGGAAATAGAAACCAAATTCGTAACAGTAAATGACATAGTTATTATTGAAGAAGGTGACAAAATTCCGGCAGATGGTATTTTATTAAGATCTTTTTCCTTAGCAGTGAATGAATCAATTTTAACTGGTGAATCGCTGCCAGTTGAAAAGGATGAAAAAAATGAAAATAGGCTGTATATGGGTACTTATGTTATAAAAGGAAAAGGTATAATGAAAGGAACATCAATTGGGCTTGAAACGAAAATGGGTAAAATTGCCAAAGCCCAGGCTGAGATTGAAGAGTATAAAACACCTCTTCAAAAAAAGCTTAGCCAGCTTGGCAAACAACTTGCCTTAGTTTGTCTTAGCATATGTGCTGTTATCGTCGTATTAGGAATTTTAAGAAAGCAAAACATCTATGATATGTTCATGGTAGGAATTTCTTTAGCAGTTGCAGCAATTCCTGAGGGTCTTCCTGCTGTGGTGACAATAACCTTGGCAGTAGGAGTTCAAAGAATGGCAAGGAAAAATGCGCTTATAAGAAAGCTTTCAGCGGTTGAAACATTGGGTTGTGTAAACATTATCTGTTCAGACAAGACAGGAACTCTGACTGAAAATAAGATAACTGTTAAAAGAATAGAAACCATTGACATGAGTATTGAAGTCGAAGGAACGGGGTATGATTTAAAAGGAAGAATATTGTTAAATGGGCGAATTGTGAAAAATCAAGTACTTGATTATTTGGTTATGTGTGCAATCAACTGTAATAATGCTGAATTTAGTAACTATAAAGACAAACAATATAAAGTTTCAGGCGATCCAACTGAAATAGCTCTTTTAGTTCTTGCCAAAAAATATCGCGAAACATTAAACAAAGGTGAAAGAAGATTAGAAATTCCATTTGATTCTCAAAGAAAGTATATGGGAGTTTTTGTGAAATACGAAAATGCTAAAATTCTTTTTGTAAAAGGTGCGTTTGAAAAACTAATTGAAAAGCGCAGGTTCTATATGTGCGAGGATGGCACTATAAGGCAGCTTGGTTATAATGAAAAGAGAGTTATTACAAAAAAGAACGAGTTGTTGTGTATGTCCTCTATGAGGGTTTTACTTTTGTGTATGAAATTTGAATCGAGTACTGTTGACAACATGATATTATTAGGACTTGTGGGGATGATAGACCCTCCGAAAAAAGGAGTTAAATTGGCAATTGAAAAGGCAAAAAAAGCAGGAGTCAAGACTATTATGATAACAGGCGACCACAAACTGACAGCATTTTCAATTGCAAAAGATTTGAGCATTGTTTCTTCATTTGACGAAGTGGTAGATGGTGAAGAACTTGAGAAAGACGAAAAGATATTAGAAAAGAAGATTGACAAGATTACGGTATTTGCGAGAGTTGATCCTTTGCACAAATTAAAGATTGTGAGACTTCTCAAGAAAAAAGGGAACATTGTTGCAATGACAGGTGATGGAGTAAATGATGCCCCGGCAGTAAAGGAAGCTGATATAGGAATTGCAATGGGACTTAGCGGAAGTGATGTTACCAGAGAGGCTGCTTCAATGATTTTGCTCGATGATAATTACACTACTATTGTTCATGCAATTGAGGAAGGGAGACTTATTTACAGCAATATTAGAAAATTTATAAAAATACCTCCTTGCTTGCAACATTGGAGAGGTTCTGATAATGCTTTTTACCTCCATTTTTAATCTACCAATTACACTTTTGCCAACGCAGATTTTATGGGTAAATCTTGTAACAGATGGTCTTCCCGCAGCAGCTCTTTCAATGTCAAAAGGTGATGATACTTTTATGAGACAAAAGCCAAGACCAAGAGATGAGAGCATTTTTGCAGGGGGACTGTCAAAAGAGATAATTTTAAGAGGTTTCGCAATTGGCTTTTTTGCAAGCCTTTCATTTTACCTTCCTATTATGAAAGGATATGATATAAAAACAGCAAGAACAGTAGCATTTGCAACTCTTGTTTTATCACAACTTATTTATTCATTTGAATGTTCAACCCCAAAAAGAAACATTTTCAACTTGCTGCATGGAAGTTTATATCTACTATTTAGTGTAACTGTATCATTTGTATTATTTTTACTGGTAATTTACATACCACAGCTGGGTATAGTATTTGAAGTAAGTTGCTTGGGATTTCTGGAGTGGATGATTATCATAATTTGTTCATTATTTCCTTTTCTGCTTCATTCTATATTTGCAAAAAATATCTAAAGTGATAAAATAATATAAGAAGGTTATTTGATAAAAAAATGTCATATTCGAAATCAAAGAAATAAAAAATACTATGAGAAAGGAGATTTGAAAAGAATGAAGATTGTGATAATTGGAGGCGTTGCAGCTGGAGCATCTGCTGCTACAAAGGCGCGCCGAACTAATGAAAATGCTGAGATTATTCTCTTTGAACAAGGAGAATATGTGTCTTTTGCAAACTGTGGACTTCCTTATTATGTTGGAGGAACAATTCCAAAAAGAGAAAGTCTACTGGTGGTAAGAGAAGAACTCTTCAGAAAGCGATATAATATTGATGTGAGATTGTTGTCTCAAGTAATAAAAATTAACCGAGACAGAAAAACAGTTACAGTTTTAGATAAAAAAAATAATACAACTTATGAAGAAAACTATGACAAACTGATTATAGCAACTGGTGCAAGGCCTTTTGTTTTGCCGTTTTTAAAGGATTGTGAAAACTCTTATACCTGCTTTACGCTCTATGATGTAGATAGAATTAAAGAAGATCTCGCAAACAAGCATGTCAAGAAGGCTGTTGTAATTGGAGCAGGATATATTGGTATGGAACTTACTGAACAGTTATGTGAGATAGGGCTTGAATGTACAATTGTAGAGTTAAAAGACTCAATCTTGCCACAGTTTGACAAAGAGATGACAAACCTAATTTTGGATACACTGAAGACCAAGGGAATTGAAGTTAAAACTGGGGTTTCTGTAATTGATGTTAAAATTGAAAATGGTATTGCAAAGAAATTGGTACTTTCAAATGGTGAAGAGATTGAATGCGATGCAGTATTTCAAACAGCTGGTGTAATTCCAAATGTGGAACTTGCAAAAGAGGCAGGGCTTGAAGTAAACAGGGGTATTGTTGTTAACAGCAAAATGCAAACATCTGATCCTGACATATATGCAGCAGGAGATGCAGTTGAAGTCAAAAGCATTATAACAGGCAAAAATGTATGGATACCACTTGCAGGTCCTGCTAACAAGCAAGGAAGAGTTGCGGGGTGTAATGCAGCAGGTGGTAATTTGGAATTCAAGGGTGTTGTAGGTAGCTCTATTATCAAGGTGTTTGATTGGGCTTTGGCGAAAGTAGGGCTCAGCGAAAATGAATGTAAATCACTTGGGCTTGACTACAATGTGACAATTGTTCATCCTCTTCACCATGCAGGGTACTATCCAGGTGGCAAACAGCTAACTATAAAGCTTATGTTTGATAACAAAACTGGCAGAATTTACGGTGCAGAGATTGTTGGGAAAGATGGAGTGGACAAGCGCGCAGATGTAATTGCAACTGCTATATATGCAGGGCTTACAGTATTTGATTTAGAAAATCTTGACCTTGTATATGCACCGCCTTTCTCTTCAGCAAAAGACCCTGTTATAATGGCAGGTATGACAGCTGCAAATATCGTAAGAGGCGAGGTTAAGAATGTCTTACCTGATAAAGTATATGACCTTCTTGATAACAAAGAATATTTTATACTTGATATCAGAACTCCAGAAGAGTATGAATTTGGGCACATTAAAGGTGCAGTGAATATTCCAGTTGATGAGCTAAGAGGAAGGATAAATGAGCTTCCGAAAGACAAAAAGATAATTGCTTACTGTGGAGTTGGTTTTAGGTCATACCATTCATGTTTGATTTTGAAGGCAAATGGATTTGACTGTTTGAATATGAGTGGTGGCTGGACTTCGTGGAGAATGTACTATCCTGATTCGGTGGAATAATGGGGGACTTAAAATGACTACATTTGCTATTGTATGTGCTGCAGGTAGTGGCAAGAGGTTTGGGGGCAAGACCCCCAAACAATTTTTATTTTTAAAAGATAAGATGATAATTGAATATTCACTTTCTGTTTTTGAAGCCTCACCTTTTATAGACGGTGTTGTAATTTTAATTCCAGACGGTTATAAAGAAATTGGGAATCTACTTAAAGAAAAGTACAAAAAGATTCTTTTTTGGAATTATGGAGAAGATGAAAGAGCAAAGACGGTGAAAAAAGGTCTTGATCTTATAAAAGGTATGTGTGACTTTGTGGCTATACACGATGCTGCCCGACCTTTCATTAACTTGCAACTAATAGAAAAGTTGGTTTTAGAAGTAAAAGATAGTCTTGCAGTTGCACCAGCTGTGTCAGCAAAAGATACTGTAAAGTATGTTACTGATGGATATATTCAAAATACTATTCCAAGGGAGAATGTTTACTTAGTCCAGACTCCGCAGGTTTTCAAGTTTGATTTGATTTACGCAGCATATGAAAAATTTAAAGATGTTTGTTTTACTGATGATTTGCAATATGTGGAGGCAATTGGGGTAAAGCCTAAGATAGTCGAGAGTACCGGCTTGAATTTTAAGATTACTACACAAGAAGATATGATTTTTGCAAAGGCAATTGCTGAACAACTTTTAAAATAGTAAAATAACTTTTAAGAAATTTTGAAGAAGAGGTAATTTGATAGTGAAGGTATATGCACTGGTTGGGCCAAGTGGGTCAGGGAAGAGTTACAAAGCCTTGATTGTTGCTAAAATGATTGGTGCAGAAGCGATTATCGATGATGGCATTTTGGTGTACAATTCAAAGCTTATAGCAGGGAAATCAGCCAAAAAAGAACCTACATATTTAGCCTCTATAAGGAGAGCTCTTTTTATGGAAGAGGAGCATGCAAATGAGGTAAAGGAAGCTATAAAGAGTCTTTCAATCAAAAGTATACTAATTTTGGCTACTTCAAAACAGATGGCACAAAAGATTGCCCAGCGTTTAGAACTTGGGAAAATAGAAAAATTTATTGATATTCATGAGGTTTCAAGTGAGATAGAAATTAAAAAAGCAATGACAACAAGGAACAAAGAGGGAAAGCATGTGGTGCCAGTACCTACATTCGAGATAAAAAAAGATTTTTCAGGGCTGTTGATATATCCTTTGAGACTTTTTAAAAGGATAAATCTCAACGACTACATTATTGCTGAAAAAACAATCGTAAGACCTACATTTAGTTACTTTGGTGAATACACAATTTCAGAGAATGTATTAATTGCCTATATAAAAAATGTTTTAAAGAAAAATCCAAATATAGCAAAAGTCTTATCAATAGATTTTGCTATGAAGAACAATCTTTTGTATATAAAAGTAGAAGTTATATTGAAATTTGGTTGTAATATTAAATCAGAACTTGAAAAGATTCAAGAAAAAATAAAAGAGGAAATAGAATATTATACATCCATAAATGTGGAATACATTCATCTTGTTGCAAAGGGTGTACAGGTTTAACTGAAGAAATTTTCATTTATACTTTCCCAATTTTTCAATTGCGTTTATGAGAGAATTTCTAACTTCATGAGGAATTACATTATTTGCATTTCTGTAATCAAACTGTTTGTTAAATTCACAAATGTTTTGGTAAAGGCGCGAGATTGCGTCAAGTTCAATCTTACAAATCTTTTCAACAAAGTGATCAAGATCTCTTGAGTGTAGGTGGTTTTGAGAAAACTTAAGTAAGTCGCATAAGTGGTAAAGACAAAACCCTTTTGAACTGAGAACTTTCTGTTGAAAATCCTTTTTTGTTTTCCACATAAAAAAGAATACGTCAAAATAATTTTTCATTCTTGCATTAATTCTTTCACAGATAACGCACTGAGAGTTCGTATTTTCGAAAAACTTAAGCAGGTCCTTTAGAAGATTTTCTTTAGATGTCTTATTGTTCAATATTCGTTTTAGAAACCCTTCTTTTTTTTGAGAATTTGAAGATATAAAATGCGAAGAAAGAATCTTTTCAAAATTGGTTTTTATTTCGTAAAGGTGGGTTTCTAACATGAGACCATAAGGAAGTTTATTTTTTTGCTCAAGTAACATATGAAAGTGTCTTGAGCAAAAACCTTTTTTGTTTGTTTCCACACGAGAGTCGACTTCCATTACACTCTCACCGAGCACAATTTCTAAACACTGTTTTTCAAAGTTGTTTTCGAGATAACAAAATGCACATTCACAATCAACCGAGAATGCATCATTTACAGGAATCATGTATATCTTTTCATCAGCCATTGTATTTTCAACTCCTTTGAAAGTTTTTACTTTTCTTTATAAATTTTTGACACAAGATAAAAATATGATAACATTTATTTTACAATTTTTGCTGCTTAGGCTCAATACCAATTTTTTTATGGAATATTTATAGAAAATATGGGTATAAAATTCTTAAAGATGAATTAAATACTGGAGTGAGGTATTAATGAAAGTTACGCCCGAAAAATTAAAAAGGTATGTAGACTTGTCTGAATTTAATTTCAATACCACTGAGGAAATAGAACCACTTAGAACGATAATTGGCCAAGAAAGAGCGAGAAAAGCCTTTGAGTTTGGTCTAAAGATTAGTACAAAAGGATATAACATCTATATGTGTGGTCCGACTGGTACTGGAAAGACAAGTTTCGCAGAAAGCTATCTTAGAGAAATTGCAAGACAAAAACCTGCACCAAATGACTGGGTATATGTATATAACTTTTCTAATCCTGACTCACCAATTGCAATTAGCCTCCCCAAAGGAATGGGAAGAGTGTTTAAAAAAGACATGTCAGATTTTATAGAGGCAGTTATTAACGACCTAAAAAAGGTGTTTGCAAGTGAAGAGTATGAAAATGACAAAAATAATGTCTATAATGAATATCAAGAAAAAAGAACTCAACTTTTAGATAACTTAGCTGAAGAAGCAAGGAGATATGGATTTGAGATAAAGTATACACCAAGTGGTGTGTATTTCATTCCAATTGTGGATGGAAGAGCTATTTCAGAGGCTGAGTATCCTGAACTTGAAAAGTCAATAAGAGATGAGATAGAAAAAAAGATTAAAAAACTTCAACTTGAAACACAAGAAGTCTTAAAGAAGATAAAACTTCTTGAAAAAGAGTTAAAAGAGAGGATAAAAGAGCTTCAGAAAAAAGTGGCAGTGTTCACAATAAGCCATTATGTTTATGAAATCAGAAACAAGTATAAAGAAAATCAAAAGGTACTTGACTTTATTAATAGTGTTACAAATGATATAGTGGAGAATCTTGATGATTTTTTGGACAAAGACGATGATGAACAAAACTTGCCGTTTCAGTTTCTTCCGTATAAAAAGACTTCTAACATAGACAAATACAAGGTAAACGTAATTGTAGACAACTCAGACTTAGATGGAGCACCAGTCGTGTATGAGGTAAATCCAACTTACTACAATCTCATAGGCAAAATTGAATATGAAAATGAAATGGGGAATGTTCTGGTTACTGATTTTACCAAGATAAAAGCTGGTGCAATCCATAGGGCA is drawn from Caldicellulosiruptor naganoensis and contains these coding sequences:
- a CDS encoding FAD-dependent oxidoreductase, producing the protein MKIVIIGGVAAGASAATKARRTNENAEIILFEQGEYVSFANCGLPYYVGGTIPKRESLLVVREELFRKRYNIDVRLLSQVIKINRDRKTVTVLDKKNNTTYEENYDKLIIATGARPFVLPFLKDCENSYTCFTLYDVDRIKEDLANKHVKKAVVIGAGYIGMELTEQLCEIGLECTIVELKDSILPQFDKEMTNLILDTLKTKGIEVKTGVSVIDVKIENGIAKKLVLSNGEEIECDAVFQTAGVIPNVELAKEAGLEVNRGIVVNSKMQTSDPDIYAAGDAVEVKSIITGKNVWIPLAGPANKQGRVAGCNAAGGNLEFKGVVGSSIIKVFDWALAKVGLSENECKSLGLDYNVTIVHPLHHAGYYPGGKQLTIKLMFDNKTGRIYGAEIVGKDGVDKRADVIATAIYAGLTVFDLENLDLVYAPPFSSAKDPVIMAGMTAANIVRGEVKNVLPDKVYDLLDNKEYFILDIRTPEEYEFGHIKGAVNIPVDELRGRINELPKDKKIIAYCGVGFRSYHSCLILKANGFDCLNMSGGWTSWRMYYPDSVE
- the rplJ gene encoding 50S ribosomal protein L10, with the translated sequence MPKSRQLKEQLLAEYKEKLSKAKAGVIVCNHGITSEQDIALRKKFREAGIEYKVVKKTLFTFAVRENNLSELEQFFEGPIAVAFSYDDPVKVAKVLKESAKDLEKLEIRGGFIEGKIISAKEVEALSKLPSKEELVAKMLGGLNAPMSGLVYVLSGTIRKLVLALDAIAKKQSA
- a CDS encoding cation-translocating P-type ATPase; amino-acid sequence: MITKLLEFHERGLLSEKAKKNIERFGLNEIKVEKRKSTFSIFLDQFKGILVVILALSTAMSFLLGEFLNAGVIFSLIILNGILGFVQEFRAEKAIESLKNYISYKAKVVRDGNIEEIETKFVTVNDIVIIEEGDKIPADGILLRSFSLAVNESILTGESLPVEKDEKNENRLYMGTYVIKGKGIMKGTSIGLETKMGKIAKAQAEIEEYKTPLQKKLSQLGKQLALVCLSICAVIVVLGILRKQNIYDMFMVGISLAVAAIPEGLPAVVTITLAVGVQRMARKNALIRKLSAVETLGCVNIICSDKTGTLTENKITVKRIETIDMSIEVEGTGYDLKGRILLNGRIVKNQVLDYLVMCAINCNNAEFSNYKDKQYKVSGDPTEIALLVLAKKYRETLNKGERRLEIPFDSQRKYMGVFVKYENAKILFVKGAFEKLIEKRRFYMCEDGTIRQLGYNEKRVITKKNELLCMSSMRVLLLCMKFESSTVDNMILLGLVGMIDPPKKGVKLAIEKAKKAGVKTIMITGDHKLTAFSIAKDLSIVSSFDEVVDGEELEKDEKILEKKIDKITVFARVDPLHKLKIVRLLKKKGNIVAMTGDGVNDAPAVKEADIGIAMGLSGSDVTREAASMILLDDNYTTIVHAIEEGRLIYSNIRKFIKIPPCLQHWRGSDNAFYLHF
- the ispD gene encoding 2-C-methyl-D-erythritol 4-phosphate cytidylyltransferase is translated as MTTFAIVCAAGSGKRFGGKTPKQFLFLKDKMIIEYSLSVFEASPFIDGVVILIPDGYKEIGNLLKEKYKKILFWNYGEDERAKTVKKGLDLIKGMCDFVAIHDAARPFINLQLIEKLVLEVKDSLAVAPAVSAKDTVKYVTDGYIQNTIPRENVYLVQTPQVFKFDLIYAAYEKFKDVCFTDDLQYVEAIGVKPKIVESTGLNFKITTQEDMIFAKAIAEQLLK
- the rplL gene encoding 50S ribosomal protein L7/L12, translating into MASEKVQKLIEEIKTLTVLELSEMVKALEEEFGVTAAAPVAVAAAPVAGAQAAAPAAEEKTEFNVILADPGADKIKVIKVVREITGLGLKEAKDLVDGAPKPIKENVSKDEAEQIKKKLEEVGAKVELK
- a CDS encoding cation transporting ATPase C-terminal domain-containing protein; translated protein: MLFTSIFNLPITLLPTQILWVNLVTDGLPAAALSMSKGDDTFMRQKPRPRDESIFAGGLSKEIILRGFAIGFFASLSFYLPIMKGYDIKTARTVAFATLVLSQLIYSFECSTPKRNIFNLLHGSLYLLFSVTVSFVLFLLVIYIPQLGIVFEVSCLGFLEWMIIIICSLFPFLLHSIFAKNI
- the rplA gene encoding 50S ribosomal protein L1, coding for MFRGKKYQEAAKLVDKTKLYDPEEAIDLALKTSYAKFDETVEVHVRLNVDPRHADQQVRGTVVLPNGTGKSVRVLVFAKGDKAKEAEEAGADYVGAEELVAKIQNEGWTDFDVCIATPDMMASVGRLGKILGPKGLMPNPKSGTVTMDIAKAVKEAKAGRIEFRIDKTGIIHCPVGKVSFGKEKLLENYRTLMDAIIKARPPAAKGQFIRSITVATTMGPGIKINPLKPM
- the rplK gene encoding 50S ribosomal protein L11; the encoded protein is MAKKVLTQIKLQIPAGKATPAPPVGPALGQHGVNIMQFCKEFNERTAKDAGLIIPVVITVYSDRSFTFITKTPPTSVLLKKAAGIESGSPKPNKQKVATLKRDVIRKIAEQKMPDLTAASLEAAMRTIEGTAKSMGIVVED
- the nusG gene encoding transcription termination/antitermination protein NusG; protein product: MSDKEAKWYVIHTYAGYENKVKANLEKIIENRNLSDKILDIRIPTELVTEIKDGKKIVKEKKKFPSYVLIKAVMDNDIWYTIRSVRGVTGFVGPESKPTPLTDEEIEAMGIKEEVIEVFDIEVGDNVKVISGPFADFYGPVIEINKEKKKVKVMLNLFGRETPVEFDYHQVEKF